The nucleotide sequence ATAGCCAGGAGCCATCACTCGCTGAGAAAGACCGAAAGATCTCGTGAGCTCAATAAATCTCTTTAGAGTTTTCTGCCTCACTGGTTCAGCAGCAACCATTAGAAACTTAAGCGGTGAAAGATCATACTTCCAACCCTTCTCTTTGTTAGCCTCTAACCTCCGGACGACAAGCTCAAATGCAAAGTTTGGACCAGCACTATGAGTTGCTTTGTACTTGCTCATCGTCTCGAGCCACAGGAGAGGGTTCCTGATGAATGTCATTGGGGAAAACAAGATTGCTGATCCCCCACTCACTAGAGCTGTGAAAAGGCCACCAATAAGTCCCATATCATGATACTGAGGAAGCCAGCTTATCAGTACTGTGTTTGATGTGCTTTTGTATACCCTTCGCATTAACTTCACATTGTGGATTAAACCACCATGAGTTATCATAACTCCTTTAGCATCTCCTGTTGACCCTGATGTAAATTGTAGAAAGCACACATTATCCGGTTGGGGTTCAAACCTGTCATTGTTATTTGAGTGCATTTCTTTGGCATTCTTAACCCAAGAATCTGTGTGTATCCATGGAAGATTAGGCCAGCGAGCTGAGAACTTTCCATTTTTACGGTTCAGTGATAACAGACTCTTCACGGAGCCTGCTCGAACAGCTGCATGATAACCAGCAGTTGACAAAATCGCCACTGCAATGCATGATTTAGCAATGTTTTCAATCTTGAGTAGTGCTTGTCCTCCTCTTTGCATTGGATCTGATGGAAGTACCGGGACAGGCAACACTCCAGCTCGTATACACCCAAAGAAGGCATCGACAAAATCAAGCCCTGGGACATAAACAAGGAGAACTCTGTCACCTTGCTTCATGTTTGGTTTTTGACTAGACAACAGCTTCTGAGAAATACAAGAAGCATTAGCATTAAGTTCTTCATATGTCCTCTGGTTAACTACTTGTCCTTCTTCACTAATCCATTTGTACAATGTCTTCTTTCTGGTGATGTTATGAGTACTCCATTGCTTTAAATAACCGTCGAGGCTAGTCAATTCAGGAAATTCCACTTGCTGGTATTCTTTCAAAGCTGTAGGATTCTTATCCAAGCGATCAGATAAGAGCGGAAATAATCTCTGCAAAATCAATGGTTTTGATTTGAATTATTCACATGTCACACTTCAACTTTTCTTAAAATGCAACAATCATTTTCTCTTTCGAGTACCTTAACGTAAGGAAATGTCGGTTGTGTATCAGGATTTGCAAAGTGCTTGGAAATTAAGTCCATAGAATAGGATGAATTTCTTTCAGTCAGCTCAAATGCCATTAATCCCCCCACATAATAAGTGTTTTGCTGACCTTGAAGCTGGTTTTCTATTTTGTCATAGAATTCATCCTTCATATCTGTGTCCAAATACAAAAGAATTTTGTTACCCCTATTTTATAGAATTACTTTTTGACAAGAAAGACATGTTGTGCTTTTAGTATAATAAGCTTTACCTTGGCTATTTACATGAGGAAAATACTTGAATCGTCGTTGCAGGACTATCATTTCAACTTCACCTCCAATCCTTTTGACAGCATCAATCGCGAGCTGTAAAACTGTTGAACCCTCAATGTTGGCTGAGTTTCCGTAAGACCAGAAAAGGAAAATGTTTGTATTTGAATAGAATCTCTGCATGGCAACTGGATTTCCTATTGTTTCAGGATCATCCATAAATTCCTCAAAGTAATAGAATCCAACTGGCATGTGTTCTAGTCCCTTAATCTTCAGAACCGTCGTGTAATAATCAATGGTCTGTACTTTACTGAACAACTCCTTTTCAAGTTCACTCAATTCCAGCACTTCATATTCAGGATCTGTTATATCAAATTAACATTAGCATCAAAGTAAGTGGAAACTCAAGCACGAATAAGGCTGCATATCATACCTGCTGAAATGGGAGATGGTGATCTATATGTCCTCCCATTCCTATAAGGAAATGCCCCGGATAATATCACTTTATCAAATTCCATACTTTGAAAATCCGCACTGCTGCTTTTGACATCAATTTTGACGCCTGAAGTGTCGCGTCTGACTGAAAGCACTTCTGTTTGGCACATGACTGTTATTGGCAAAGATTCACTAACTTTCTTCCATAGGCTTGTGTATCCGTCTTTGAAACGTCGAATTTTCCCAGCCATAGACGTTCGAGTGAACTCATGAATATATGCATAAGGCATGTCTTGAACAAATCCATATCCAGAAGCAGTGTAGCCATATGCAACAGATTTTGGAACATACTTAAATCCGCGACTTTCAAGAAATGAAGGTGTCATATCAGAAGCAATGTCACTCACAGCATGAACACCAATTCTACCTGAATCCTTTGCTTTGTCCTGTGAATAAACTTTTATGGTTCAAACAAGCTGAATTACGACAGCCAGCGTAAAACTAGTCAATTCATGAATTACTACGAATTacgattccttttctttttgtatatCAACTGAATTCTTGTACATGACATAGACTGACCTGGAGTTCTAATGTCAAGGATATAACAGACACATAATCATCTGCAACTTTATTGTCCTGATAATTCCCTGTTTGGCTATCAATTAATGCAAGTTTGTGAGAGCCTAATTCCACAAGCTCACTTCCTGTTTCCTTTGCCAAATGGAAAATTGTTGGAGCACTATTTGCTGCTAGGACTTGACCTCCAAGATCATAAATTTTTCCTACATAACACACAAAATCTGTTACTTATCACAAACCCTCAAACAAAAAGTACTTACATATAAAACAAGTTTAAATTATATGCGCTGACAGTATAAAGAATTTTAATACGAGCCGTGCAAATTAACCAGCTATGGCAGTTTATTACTCTATTTCGTTATCagtgaaggggagccttggtgcaactggtaaagttgctgccaaatGACCAAGCGGTCaagggttcgagccgtggaaacagcctcttgcagaaatgcatcGTAAGGCTGCATACAACAGACACTTGTGGTCTGGCCCTTCCCGGactccgcgcatagcgggagcttagtacaccgggctgcccttttagtGCACAGAACATAAACTCTATATAAgacatttttgtataccttcaaTATCAACAGATTCACACATGCCACCAACCGAGTGATGTTTTTCGAATACTGTCACATTGTTGTAGCCAAGATTACATAATGCATAAGCAGCTGATATTCCACTTGGACCTGCTCCAACTATAGCTATTCTTGTATTCACTGGAAAACATGGATGTATCTTTGAGAATTTATCTTCAATGGATTTTTGAGCATCCAttgctttaattaccttcaaCTATACCTgttaattaaatacataaaacAATTTTTTAGCCTCCAACTTCAACTTCCATATTTACTGATGGTCCAAATGTCTAAGAAGATGTAATCTTGAATTTAATGATTAAAGTAAGGAAGAATTAATACTAATTAAGTTAATGGGAGCTGGATAGACTAAAGCCTgccttgttattattattttaagtaCCAAAGATTTGCTGGACATTTCTATAATGAGAACTATGTGTGGCAAAAAGAATAAAACAGAAGTTGGTTAGATAAAATATTTATCGTTGAAAACAATGGTTCTAATTATCATTTTTCATCCGGATGTATATGTCAATGTAATGTCAATATAaagaaatctaaaaaaaaaacaaaaagaaaaatcggTTCTCAACAAGACATTGTTCaagagaagaatcaacataatATTCCGCTGTTTACACTATTAAGTTGTCTAAATATACGTAACTATAGGTAACTGTTCATAAAAAGTGGGGACCGTAACTTGAAAAATAAGGCAATTTACCTACTACAATAGTTTAAAATATACCGATAAtgttaaaaaagaaaacaaaatatacTTCGACCAGACGAGAGAAAAGAGGAAGAGAGTAACATACGTCAAGTTTGAATTACGAGGAACTTTGTTTGCTAATTGCTACTGAAATAACAAGGTGAGCTCTGCAATGAAATCAAAAGAGCTTATATTAGAAGCCAGTTATATTGTCATTGTAAAACTGTTACCTATATATCACTTAATTAATTGGTTAATCCTTAATTACattgcaacaacaacaacgacaccaatgacgacccagtataatcccacaagtggggtctggggagggtaatatgtacgcagaccttacccctacccgaagggtagagaggctgtttccaggagaccctcggctcaaaaaagcaacaagagccgatatattagtaccataaaaatgcataataaaataacagcaatataagagatatgaaatacagaatacgaaatacgaaatagatggctggtatagtaaaactagcaggtaaagccctgcatcaatagacgaccaatgacattcttagtctaactcctaactagttagtctcactctattgtgctgtagaaatattcacaactttccctaacctacaacctcaatgctcgacctccataattccctgtcaagggtcatgtcctcagtaatcctaagtcgcgacatgtcctgtctgatcacctctccccaatacttcttaggtcgccctctacctctccgcgtgcccactacagtcagtcgctcacacctcctcaccggtgcatcagtgctcctcctctgaatgtgcccgaaccatctgagtcttacttcccgcatcttgtcctccatgggggccacgtccaccttctctcgaatatcttcattcctaatcttatccatccttgtatgcacgcacatccacctcaacatcctcatctctgctactttcatcttctggatgtgtgagttctttaccggccaacattcagttccatataacatggcaggcctaaccactgctctataaaacttaccttttagtaacgatggcactttcttgtcacacaagactcccgacgctaatctccacttcatccaccccacccctatatggtgtgtgacatcctcgtcaatctccctgaTCCCCTGAACAACGTATGCATGGTGAAGAATAAATATGTATGCACtccatacatatatatataaaagaaagaaaaagtagtCTGGTGCACTAAGTTCCCGTTATGCACGGGGTCCAGGGAAGGATCGGATCATAAGGgtttattgtacgcagccttaccttgcatttctgcaagagactgtttccacAGCTAGAACCCGTGACCTcttggtcacatgacaacaactttaccggtgctctaagctcccgctatgcgcggggttcggAGAAAGGCCGGAGCACAAGGGTCTATATATTGTGAAGAAATATATGTATGCActctatataaaaaataaaaggtagcccggtgcactaagctctcgctatgcgcGGGTTCCggggaagggtcggaccacaagagtctatagtatgcaaccttaccctgcatttttgcaagaggttaTTTTAACGGCTCGAACCTCGTGACCTCTTGTTGGTCACATGGTAACAATTTTACCAGCAACTTTACCTgtgcactaagctcccactatgcgcggggtccggagaagggccggaccataagggtttattgtacgcagtcttatcttgcatttctgcaagaggttatttccacggctcgaaccggTGACCTCTATGTGATCACATGATAGCAACTTTACCGGTTACGCCAAGACTCCCTTCGCACTCCATATATTTTACGAAAATCCCAACACTTCCATTATTAGTATTATGCATGTGTAAATAATACGTAGAAAAACTAGTATAAGACCACTACAAAATAAACAATTTACACAAaccataaaatattttttacactCTTATCTGAAAATGACAGTTGACATGAGCAAAAAAGAGACATATTGAGAATTTAAACGCCAAATggcaaaattaaaagaaagaactaaacctttaaaattctaaattcaaCTGCTCATGAGGTGAGATCAGTAGGAATTAGAACACAAGAGATGCTCTTAATTTTACAAAGGTAGCAAACAAAGTGTATATATAGTCTTCCATTTTCTATTGTTAATTCCGAtaactaattttttttactaTCTTTTTAATATTTATACTATGAATATTACGGCATATTCCAGCTTATGCCGTATTCATAACTTTGTGAACTCCATTTTAACACTGTGGGAAAGGGTATAGTTTTGCTGTCTGTTGTGATTCGGAGAATAGTGGGAGCAGAGGGAGGATAATTCGTTTTCTTTTCTTGGGTTCAAAGAAGAGAATATATGGGAGAGAAAAAATACATAAGCCGATTGTGTGTATGCAccaaattatattaatttattattattaagtgcTAGTAACCAGGGGTGGAGCGAGCCTATTAGGTGCAGGCAGGGGTGTTTAAAACCGAACTGTAACCATTAACCGAACCGAATCGATGGTTTATTGGCTAATTAATATCGGGTTATCGGAGTAATGGTTGGTAAACCtattgaaattttataattaatggcTTAATGATTTGGGGGCgaattactcaattttcttatcgtaTAAACCGTTAACccattaaatttttttatttttatacttttataTGGGATCAACAGGAGTATTATCAGAAAATAAATTTGCAAAATGCCTTCAAGTTTTCAATCAAGTTTTGTAGGTGTACGGGATTCCGATTGTATATAAGTTTTTAGTCCGCTTGACCAGTTTTTAGTCTTTTTTTATATGAAATAGGATAGCTATGTAACCAAAAGAAATACTTATAACAGGTTCTTTCATGTAGCAACAAATGTTGACAAGCCTGGTAAACCAAAAAGGGAATGGAACTTATAGTCGAGCTAGTCACTTTATCAAGTTTGGCCGTTTGGTATTCCTAAGACTAGGATTGTTCAAAATATTTCTATTTGATTTAGCTGATACTCACTAATCCGATACCAATCGGCCcgttgtcttattggatggctaaTAGATTACTACATTATTTATACTCCGATAACCGATAATCCGGTCGAACTTGACCGATAATTATTAAGCGTAATTATCCACCCATtccgcccgataagcaccccTAGGTGCAAGTTCGGCCGAACCCCAGTCACTTTTGCTTAGACATTGTATTTGtattagaaaatttattaaatatatataaatatttaattgtgaaTTCAGTAACAAAGACAAAGTATGAGTTCCATAGCAAATTCATAACTCATAAACTTGATACTACATGTCATCCATATTATCTATCTTTTAAGGTTTTTGTACACAACTAAAAAAGATAATTTAATATCCTTAATCATAAGAGCATTTTGCGAAACTATCCTTCATCTCTTCTTAAAAATCTCACGTATTACTCCACTAAGAATCAAGAGTCAGATAATTTTCGCTTGAAATCAATGAATTACGGATATTCCACATTCTTATTGTTTGCATTTGATTTAAATAGTTTAATACTAATAAACTCTATTTTTACTTAATTATAACTAgaatatatatttgaaaaaggTCAACGTTTTGGTTTTTGATTGGGGAACTAGTATTATAAAATTAATTGAAGATGACACAAACCACTCTTGTGTCACAAAAGGCCGGCATTGTCATCAAAATACCTTAATATTTGTAGGACTAACTACAAATGTAAAAACAAGagtaagaaaacaaaaatagcacaacaacaacgacccagtataattccacaagtGGAAGAAAACAGAAATAGCATATATCTTAATTTCTTTAAGTTACTAGTTCAAGTAAACCCAATGGCTGAAAAAGGGGAGGGGGTTATAAAAGGAATTGCAATTGATGAATATTGATTTAATAAGTTAATATATTAGTTTACGGAGAGAGAAAAGAGTAAGAATATTGATTTAATAATAGGGAAAATAAGTTATAAAAAGGCAACTGGAAAAAAGAATGTCAAAATAGGTTGAAATGTAAGTTATATTTGTACACGCTAATTTCACAAAAtaagataagaaataaaatatacaaaCTGAAATTTTTAGCCTCTTAAGAAATAGATTAAATCCCTTGTAGTTAGCTATAATTACAAAAGTCTTATTATTGATTAGGTATGCCGAGAGACATGTACTGGTTAAATACTTAATTTACAAAATTGGTTAAGGTTGTGCACTAGAGACCATCATCAGTTACAATTAGTTCAATATCAAATTGAAAGTGGGACGAGATAGCCATAGACTTTATCCGATTACTTTGAGTGATTGTTGATCAGTTGACCAAACTAGTTCATTTCCTACCGATCATTTTTATTTATGAGCCGTGATATATATTGATGAGATAATGTACCTACGTGGAACACCTCTCCCTGTTGACTACGCTTATGTGGCAATATTGTGCAACAAAAAAAATAGCACTCAAAAAAGGAGCATAAATGTTAGAGAACAAAAAACACTTTTCTCTTCATGTTTTTGACCCTTTGGTCACTCTCTTGTTTGGCCTCAGCATCTTTGAGGTATGATTGCATGTTCTCATCCCTTTTTTGATTGATTCAATTGATGTTCTCGAACAACAGATAAAAACAAGAAATTAGGCTCACGAGCTATTTCTGCAGCCTCATTGGTCACTGTTGTTAATAATATTTCTACCATATTTCCAATCTAAATTACTGCGGAATAGTGAAGCTTCATCCGTTCTTTCTGTCCAGGTGCAAGTCTGCATCTTCACAAACATGTCATTTCACCGAGCCTCTCTCCGAGACAATGCGCAGATAATTCGCCTTTCATGAGGATCGAAACTTACCCGATGAATTTCGTTACCTTAAGACGGTTAAATTTATGGCCGCCGTTTACCCGGTCTTTGGCCGTCAGCTCCCTGTTATCAGGTCACCAACTTCCTTGACCCTTCCAGCAATGGGCATGCATCAGCTCCCATACATGGTCTTACGACTTTGCGGAGACCAACGTTTTTGATAAGCACTCGCCCTGAATTGTGTAATGCACACCGTTGGATAGCTGATATCAGTATATCCTTTATCATATGGAAGGTCAACCTTCTGAAATGCCTAAATCAATTCATTCTTTAAGTCAACAATCCCCTGCATAAAAGAAATTGCCACCTACCTTACaatagaataaaaagaaaaaggattggGCGTCCATTTCTTCTTGGTCAAACTATTATTGATGGAAAAAGATTTAATATAGCAAAATAAATCTTGACTAATGTTCCAATGTATCTGAATCTACACATCTTCAAAGGCTATACCTCTAAAAATTCTTGAACTGCCTTCCTATCAAGGTTAGCCATGATATAATGTGAGCAAATCTTATTGAGTAGGCTAAAAAATTATCATAAATCCCTTTGAATGTCCTTTATACACAATGTTGGacatttttttgataaggtaaattgtattaatcaaaagggagaaaactcccgtatacaagaagtatactaaaaagtagagaatttacactaaaatatgattctctacaaaagacgcaCAATCTTCTATACTagtaggggctatatgagtgcaccaaaaagcgatcaaagataaaagactattcttaagatgtgaaaaatgagactcaatcccctcaaatctctcctatttctctccctccaaactatccacatgaaagctagcggtgcgaacttccacgctttttgctttcttcttctacggAAACCGACTCAACTATATAACATTTCCTTTACAgtgcttggcatcacccattgaacaccaaaaaaattcaggattgccctccacaaatccgaggacacagggcaatgcaacaaaagatgatcaacttcttcccctgagcttttacacatgtagcaccaactaacaagtgtaattccTCTCTTTCGGAGATTTTCAGCGGTCTATCTAATAAAAACACAGAAGATTCTACTCTGGCAGAATTTCTTAGTAGAATTAGTATCTGAATCATTTGAGTGCCTCTTAAATATGGATGCAGCTATATACAGAAACCAGTATATAATAAATCCCTACCTTTTGtaacaaatatttttcaaagatcACCTAGAGAAATCAAGCACTGTAACAATTAGCAACACTCATACATGTCCATAGAGAAAGCAGTTTATAATAGAAAATGAAATGACCATCGTCCCTTTGAAAGGAGATGTTTGCAGCACAAGGAAAAGGAGAACTATGGTAAAAGGTCATATACACAATTAACAAAGTCAATATTATATCTACTTGATAACTAATAGAATGTCTTTCTCTTTCAGAACTCAAAACTATAACCTGATTGATAAGTCTGGAAAATTGTCTGGTTTGTCCTCCCAAGTAAGAACAGATTGTCTCTGTTCATgtatttcttgtttggtcagcTGCAATATAAAGTGTTGGTATTCCACGGTAAAGTtgctgtcatgtgaccaggaggtcacgggttctgagccgtggaaatagcctcttgcaaaaacgcaggataaggctgcgtacaatagacccttgtggtccggcccttcccagACCCCGCacatagcaggagcttagtgcaccgggctgtgaaaaaggaaaaaaagggtcTTCCATGGTGTGTTGGCACTTGGCAATTGACAGTTTCAAAGAATTCCAAAGGCCAAGCTATAACTTAAATATAGGTCCCTATTGAAAGCCTAGCTATTTTATTACTAAGAATTCAAGGACCTGAAATCATGCATACCACTAACTCTACAACCAACAATAGGATTAAAGATTTAAAAGTTGAAATCCACAAGCCAGATAGCAGAGTTCGTGcctttcactattttattgcatttaaAATTCTTAAATTCCATCTGTCCCATGTTGAGCTAGGAAAGACTTTAATATTATTTCCTTTTGTTCTCCTGGTGTTGGATGGATGCCTAATTCTTAATATTTATGAAGGGGCCAGGAGATGGTTGACTTTAGAACAATAGATAGATACATCAGTAGGTTGACCAGCAATACAAAGAAGAATTCAGAACTATTAGCATTGCAATAGAGATAACATTACACAATTTGACTCTCAGATTCAATTTGTGACAACAAAACATGGCAGAAATTCTGCTGACGGTAGTAATCAAGAAGGCTGCAGATATTGCCGGTGAACTTATTTCAGCACAAGTTTCTAGGTACAGTAAATTGCCAGAGAACACAAAATGGATCGAAAGAGAGATGAGACACATGCAATCTTACCTCAAAGATGCTGAGTCCAAGCAAGCAAGAGACCAAAGAATCAAGAACATGATCAAGGATATTGAAGAAATTGCTCGTGATGTGGAAGATATTCTGGATGAGTTTCTTCCCAAAGTTGCATCCAAGGGAGGAAAATCACTAGGGTTTTTAAAGAAGACTTTTCAAGCCATTCCGTTTGCAATAGCTGCATTTAAGTTTGTTTCAGAAATTGAGAAGATCAAGAGAAGGGTGCATGAAATTGATCGCATAAGAACAACTTATGGTATCATGGATACCAGTGCTAGtgctgaagctgatggcaacTGGGATTTTAGAAGATCATTTCTCTATGCCGATGAACCTGATGTTGTTGGTCTAGACAAAGATTGCCAAAGTTTAGAGGCCAAATTACTTGATGCACATTTAAGGTACGCTGTAGTCTCAATAGTTGGCATGCCAGGTCTGGGAAAGACAACACTTGGAAAGAGAATT is from Nicotiana tabacum cultivar K326 chromosome 18, ASM71507v2, whole genome shotgun sequence and encodes:
- the LOC142172767 gene encoding uncharacterized protein LOC142172767; the protein is MDAQKSIEDKFSKIHPCFPVNTRIAIVGAGPSGISAAYALCNLGYNNVTVFEKHHSVGGMCESVDIEGKIYDLGGQVLAANSAPTIFHLAKETGSELVELGSHKLALIDSQTGNYQDNKVADDYVSVISLTLELQDKAKDSGRIGVHAVSDIASDMTPSFLESRGFKYVPKSVAYGYTASGYGFVQDMPYAYIHEFTRTSMAGKIRRFKDGYTSLWKKVSESLPITVMCQTEVLSVRRDTSGVKIDVKSSSADFQSMEFDKVILSGAFPYRNGRTYRSPSPISADPEYEVLELSELEKELFSKVQTIDYYTTVLKIKGLEHMPVGFYYFEEFMDDPETIGNPVAMQRFYSNTNIFLFWSYGNSANIEGSTVLQLAIDAVKRIGGEVEMIVLQRRFKYFPHVNSQDMKDEFYDKIENQLQGQQNTYYVGGLMAFELTERNSSYSMDLISKHFANPDTQPTFPYVKRLFPLLSDRLDKNPTALKEYQQVEFPELTSLDGYLKQWKAVV